In Nitrospira defluvii, the genomic stretch GGTGCCGTGGCTTCCGTCTCCACCCAGACGAAATGGGCCTCCGCCGGAATAGCTTCCAACAACCCTGCCATCAATAGGATGCCCCACAATCCACGATTGACGATGTTGCGATTCATCAGCGTGACTCCTTTCTCAATGTCGGCCGTACACCACAGCTTCTTTTTAGAATCTCCATGAGACACCGCCGTAGAAATTCCGGATTTCACCGGGCTGAATCCCAATGAAACTGCCGGTGGTCCGTTGTGCAATAAATGACTCATCCGTCAGATTACGCACACCGGCGAAGATGGCCCACTTCGCCTTCGGCGGGGCATAATTGAACCGGAGGTTCCAGATCGTATAGGAAGGGATGGCGCCGTTCGTTCCCAGGGCATTTTCTGTCTGGGTATTTGCGCCGTCGGTAAATTGCTGCGCGATATACATGGCATCGGCTTCAATCGACGCACCGGTTGGGTGGTAATATCCCACCAATCCGTAGAAGGTCATGCGCGGGGCATAGGGAAGGTCTTTCCCATCCGTCGCACCGAACAGCGATTTCGGCCGTAAGAGTGTGATGCTGCCCCTGGTGACAAAGCCTTGCAGCGGGCGAACCATTTCGCCCCAATCGAGGCTGACGGTGCTCTCGATTCCCTCCATGAGTGTCTTGCCGGCGTTCACGAACCGGCTGCCTTGCTGGACAATCTGATTGCTGAATTCGGTGCGAAACAACGCAACTTCGGCACTCACACCAGGCACGAGGATGGACCGGATGCCGACATCTGAACTCAACGCGCGCTCTGCTGAGAGGTCTTGCGTGGTCCCGCTCGTTGGATCGACCGCATTGGCGAAGGTCGGTGGCCGGAATGTCGTGTGGACATGACCGAACAGCATGCTGTCAGGGGTGAGTTGATACTTCACCCCTGTCCCGTAAATCAGGCCTTGCGTCGTTTTGTAACCCTTGAAGTTCCCTCCCGCCGGTGGGACCGCGTTCATCGTCTCACGACTCTGATTGACCTGCTCCCACCGGATGCCCGGGGAAATGGTGAAGGCTTCGGTCAGGCGAATGGCCGTTTCCGTATAGGCGGCATAGGCCACCGATTCCAGATCGGCGTTGTTGGTCGTGCGACTGATCTTTGAACCGGCTGTCCCGATTCCGGTGATGTCGGTCAGACGCTCGGCGTGATACCGAACGCCGGAGGTGATCTGTTGATCCAATCCAAACAGTGAGAATTTGAACTGATGTTGCGGCATGACGCCGAAGACATTGAACTTGCGCAAAAAGTTCGTGCTGGTGGAGAGCAGCGTGCCGTTAGCAGCTTGGTCCTGGATATACCAATTTCGTTCGAACACGTTGCCGTAGACGATGATCTTGGCCGTGTTGTGGGCATCGATCTCCCGGCTTGCCGTCACGTCGATGGCTCCACGCTGACCTTTGAATTCATCATTCGGTTTGCCCGCCAATGTGCGGTCGTTCCGGTATTGACTGGGCGTAATGCTTCCGGGTGTCTGCGTCGTTTCGTCGTACCAGGAGATGTTCGTCGTCATGCGGGTCCGATCATCAGGGTTGGCTTCGAATCGCATCGTGAAATCATCCAACTGCGATTTGCTTCGGTCTCTGAAACCGTCTGATTGGCGCCGGAGGTAGCCGAGCTGCGCGCCGAAATTTCCCCAATGGCCCCCGTACTGAGTGTCAGACTGAAGCAAATTGAAACTGCCGAACGTATTCGTGGTGGAGAACATCGGTGTGGTGGGAATCCGCTTCTGAATGAAATTAATGAGGCCACCCTGGGTATTGGGTGAATAGAGCACCGTGGCTCCGCCTTTGATCACCTCGATATGGTCGATCCGTTCGATCGGGACCATGTAATACGTCGAGGCATCTCCAAAGAGGGCCGGCTGTAGGGGAATATCGTCCATCATCAACAGAATATTTTTGCTGCGCCGGGGATCCATGCCCCGGATGCCGATATTGGGCCGCAACCCCTGGCCGTATTCGTCCAGCACGTTGACACCGGGAACGCGTCGCAACATTTCGTCTGCGTTTTTCGGCCGAGCTCGCTGGATCTCCTCGCGAGTGACGACATTCACCGCTCCCGCGATGTCCTTGACGGATTCC encodes the following:
- a CDS encoding TonB-dependent receptor domain-containing protein produces the protein MNLRILLLLVMLAFTSAGVGHANAQGDDTNAGPEPRQKIHYQIAPQPLNTALRDFALTSGLQVSFPDDVTLGRMSREVAGLYTPEEALSELLAGSGLSFRFTSVDTVTLERAGRSILSPAPAGKSHSPAANASRVPSSESPVAVKPVVVPEIVVKDVHERNEPDQESVKDIAGAVNVVTREEIQRARPKNADEMLRRVPGVNVLDEYGQGLRPNIGIRGMDPRRSKNILLMMDDIPLQPALFGDASTYYMVPIERIDHIEVIKGGATVLYSPNTQGGLINFIQKRIPTTPMFSTTNTFGSFNLLQSDTQYGGHWGNFGAQLGYLRRQSDGFRDRSKSQLDDFTMRFEANPDDRTRMTTNISWYDETTQTPGSITPSQYRNDRTLAGKPNDEFKGQRGAIDVTASREIDAHNTAKIIVYGNVFERNWYIQDQAANGTLLSTSTNFLRKFNVFGVMPQHQFKFSLFGLDQQITSGVRYHAERLTDITGIGTAGSKISRTTNNADLESVAYAAYTETAIRLTEAFTISPGIRWEQVNQSRETMNAVPPAGGNFKGYKTTQGLIYGTGVKYQLTPDSMLFGHVHTTFRPPTFANAVDPTSGTTQDLSAERALSSDVGIRSILVPGVSAEVALFRTEFSNQIVQQGSRFVNAGKTLMEGIESTVSLDWGEMVRPLQGFVTRGSITLLRPKSLFGATDGKDLPYAPRMTFYGLVGYYHPTGASIEADAMYIAQQFTDGANTQTENALGTNGAIPSYTIWNLRFNYAPPKAKWAIFAGVRNLTDESFIAQRTTGSFIGIQPGEIRNFYGGVSWRF